A window of Theropithecus gelada isolate Dixy chromosome 14, Tgel_1.0, whole genome shotgun sequence contains these coding sequences:
- the CPSF7 gene encoding cleavage and polyadenylation specificity factor subunit 7 isoform X3 codes for MSEGVDLIDIYADEEFNQDPEFNNTDQIDLYDDVLTATSQPSDDRSSSTEPPPPVRQEPSPKPNNKTPAILYTYSGLRNRRAAVYVGSFSWWTTDQQLIQVIRSIGVYDVVELKFAENRANGQSKGYAEVVVASENSVHKLLELLPGKVLNGEKVDVRPATRQNLSQFEAQARKRIPPRAHSRDSSDSADGRATPSENLVPSSARVDKPPSVLPYFNRPPSALPLMGLPPPPIPPPPPLSSSFGVPPPPPGIHYQHLMPPPPRLPPHLAVPPPGAIPPALHLNPAFFPPPNATVGPPPDTYMKASAPYNHHGSRDSGPPPSTVSEAEFEDIMKRNRAISSSAISKAVSGASAGDYSDAIETLLTAIAVIKQSRVANDERCRVLISSLKDCLHGIEAKSYSVGASGSSSRKRHRSRERSPSRSRESSRRHRDLLHNEDRHDDYFQERNREHERHRDRERDRHH; via the exons GACCCAGAGTTCAACAATACAGATCAGATTGACCTGTATGATGATGTGCTGACAGCCACCTCACAGCCCTCAGATGACAGAAGCAGCAGCACTGAGCCACCTCCTCCTGTTCGCCAGGAGCCATCTCCCAAGCCCAACAACAAGACCCCTGCAATTCTGTATACCTACAGTGGCCTGCGTAATAGACGAGCTGCCGTCTATGTGGGCAGCTTCTCCTGG TGGACCACAGACCAGCAGCTGATCCAGGTTATTCGCTCTATAGGAGTCTATGATGTGGTGGAGTTGAAATTTGCAGAGAATCGAGCAAATGGCCAGTCCAAAGG GTATGCTGAGGTGGTGGTAGCCTCTGAAAACTCTGTCCACAAATTGTTGGAACTCCTACCAGGAAAAGTTCTTAATGGAGAAAAAGTGGACGTGAGGCCGGCCACCCGGCAGAACCTGTCACAGTTTGAGGCACAGGCTCGGAAAC GAATACCTCCACGGGCCCATTCCCGAGATTCTAGTGACTCTGCTGATGGACGGGCCACACCCTCTGAGAACCTTGTACCCTCATCTGCTCGTGTGGATAAGCCCCCCAGTGTGCTGCCCTACTTCAATCGTCCTCCTTCGGCCCTTCCCCTGATGGGTCTGCCCCCACCACCAATTCCACCCCCACCACCTCTCTCCTCAAGCTTTGgggtccctcctcctcctcctggtatCCACTACCAGCATCTCATGCCCCCACCTCCTCGATTACCTCCTCATCTTGCTGTACCTCCCCCTGGGGCCATCCCACCTGCCCTTCACCTCAATCCAGCCTTCTTCCCCCCACCAAACGCTACAGTGGGGCCTCCACCAGATACTTACATGAAGGCCTCTGCCCCCTATAACCACCATGGCAG CCGAGATTCGGGCCCTCCACCCTCTACAGTAAGTGAAGCCGAATTTGAAGATATCATGAAGCGAAACAGAGCAATTTCCAGCAGTGCCATTTCCAAAGCGGTATCTGGAGCCAGTGCAG GGGATTATAGTGACGCTATTGAGACGCTGCTCACAGCCATTGCGGTTATCAAACAGTCCCGGGTTGCCAATGATGAGCGTTGCCGTGTTCTCATCTCCTCTCTTAAGGACTGTCTTCATGGCATCGAAGCCAAGTCCTACAGCGTGGGTGCCAGTGGGAGCTCTTCCAG GAAAAGACATCGGTCCCGGGAAAGGTCACCTAGCCGGTCCCGGGAGAGCAGCAGGAGGCACCGGGATCTGCTTCATAATGAAGATCGGCATGATGATTATTTCCAAGAAAGGAACCGGGAGCACGAGAGACACCGGGATAGAGAGCGGGACCGGCACCACTGA
- the CPSF7 gene encoding cleavage and polyadenylation specificity factor subunit 7 isoform X2 produces the protein MSEGVDLIDIYADEEFNQDPEFNNTDQIDLYDDVLTATSQPSDDRSSSTEPPPPVRQEPSPKPNNKTPAILYTYSGLRNRRAAVYVGSFSWWTTDQQLIQVIRSIGVYDVVELKFAENRANGQSKGYAEVVVASENSVHKLLELLPGKVLNGEKVDVRPATRQNLSQFEAQARKRECVRVPRGGIPPRAHSRDSSDSADGRATPSENLVPSSARVDKPPSVLPYFNRPPSALPLMGLPPPPIPPPPPLSSSFGVPPPPPGIHYQHLMPPPPRLPPHLAVPPPGAIPPALHLNPAFFPPPNATVGPPPDTYMKASAPYNHHGSRDSGPPPSTVSEAEFEDIMKRNRAISSSAISKAVSGASAGDYSDAIETLLTAIAVIKQSRVANDERCRVLISSLKDCLHGIEAKSYSVGASGSSSRKRHRSRERSPSRSRESSRRHRDLLHNEDRHDDYFQERNREHERHRDRERDRHH, from the exons GACCCAGAGTTCAACAATACAGATCAGATTGACCTGTATGATGATGTGCTGACAGCCACCTCACAGCCCTCAGATGACAGAAGCAGCAGCACTGAGCCACCTCCTCCTGTTCGCCAGGAGCCATCTCCCAAGCCCAACAACAAGACCCCTGCAATTCTGTATACCTACAGTGGCCTGCGTAATAGACGAGCTGCCGTCTATGTGGGCAGCTTCTCCTGG TGGACCACAGACCAGCAGCTGATCCAGGTTATTCGCTCTATAGGAGTCTATGATGTGGTGGAGTTGAAATTTGCAGAGAATCGAGCAAATGGCCAGTCCAAAGG GTATGCTGAGGTGGTGGTAGCCTCTGAAAACTCTGTCCACAAATTGTTGGAACTCCTACCAGGAAAAGTTCTTAATGGAGAAAAAGTGGACGTGAGGCCGGCCACCCGGCAGAACCTGTCACAGTTTGAGGCACAGGCTCGGAAACGTGAGTGTGTCCGAGTCCCAAGAGGGG GAATACCTCCACGGGCCCATTCCCGAGATTCTAGTGACTCTGCTGATGGACGGGCCACACCCTCTGAGAACCTTGTACCCTCATCTGCTCGTGTGGATAAGCCCCCCAGTGTGCTGCCCTACTTCAATCGTCCTCCTTCGGCCCTTCCCCTGATGGGTCTGCCCCCACCACCAATTCCACCCCCACCACCTCTCTCCTCAAGCTTTGgggtccctcctcctcctcctggtatCCACTACCAGCATCTCATGCCCCCACCTCCTCGATTACCTCCTCATCTTGCTGTACCTCCCCCTGGGGCCATCCCACCTGCCCTTCACCTCAATCCAGCCTTCTTCCCCCCACCAAACGCTACAGTGGGGCCTCCACCAGATACTTACATGAAGGCCTCTGCCCCCTATAACCACCATGGCAG CCGAGATTCGGGCCCTCCACCCTCTACAGTAAGTGAAGCCGAATTTGAAGATATCATGAAGCGAAACAGAGCAATTTCCAGCAGTGCCATTTCCAAAGCGGTATCTGGAGCCAGTGCAG GGGATTATAGTGACGCTATTGAGACGCTGCTCACAGCCATTGCGGTTATCAAACAGTCCCGGGTTGCCAATGATGAGCGTTGCCGTGTTCTCATCTCCTCTCTTAAGGACTGTCTTCATGGCATCGAAGCCAAGTCCTACAGCGTGGGTGCCAGTGGGAGCTCTTCCAG GAAAAGACATCGGTCCCGGGAAAGGTCACCTAGCCGGTCCCGGGAGAGCAGCAGGAGGCACCGGGATCTGCTTCATAATGAAGATCGGCATGATGATTATTTCCAAGAAAGGAACCGGGAGCACGAGAGACACCGGGATAGAGAGCGGGACCGGCACCACTGA
- the CPSF7 gene encoding cleavage and polyadenylation specificity factor subunit 7 isoform X4 has translation MSEGVDLIDIYADEEFNQEPSPKPNNKTPAILYTYSGLRNRRAAVYVGSFSWWTTDQQLIQVIRSIGVYDVVELKFAENRANGQSKGYAEVVVASENSVHKLLELLPGKVLNGEKVDVRPATRQNLSQFEAQARKRIPPRAHSRDSSDSADGRATPSENLVPSSARVDKPPSVLPYFNRPPSALPLMGLPPPPIPPPPPLSSSFGVPPPPPGIHYQHLMPPPPRLPPHLAVPPPGAIPPALHLNPAFFPPPNATVGPPPDTYMKASAPYNHHGSRDSGPPPSTVSEAEFEDIMKRNRAISSSAISKAVSGASAGDYSDAIETLLTAIAVIKQSRVANDERCRVLISSLKDCLHGIEAKSYSVGASGSSSRKRHRSRERSPSRSRESSRRHRDLLHNEDRHDDYFQERNREHERHRDRERDRHH, from the exons GAGCCATCTCCCAAGCCCAACAACAAGACCCCTGCAATTCTGTATACCTACAGTGGCCTGCGTAATAGACGAGCTGCCGTCTATGTGGGCAGCTTCTCCTGG TGGACCACAGACCAGCAGCTGATCCAGGTTATTCGCTCTATAGGAGTCTATGATGTGGTGGAGTTGAAATTTGCAGAGAATCGAGCAAATGGCCAGTCCAAAGG GTATGCTGAGGTGGTGGTAGCCTCTGAAAACTCTGTCCACAAATTGTTGGAACTCCTACCAGGAAAAGTTCTTAATGGAGAAAAAGTGGACGTGAGGCCGGCCACCCGGCAGAACCTGTCACAGTTTGAGGCACAGGCTCGGAAAC GAATACCTCCACGGGCCCATTCCCGAGATTCTAGTGACTCTGCTGATGGACGGGCCACACCCTCTGAGAACCTTGTACCCTCATCTGCTCGTGTGGATAAGCCCCCCAGTGTGCTGCCCTACTTCAATCGTCCTCCTTCGGCCCTTCCCCTGATGGGTCTGCCCCCACCACCAATTCCACCCCCACCACCTCTCTCCTCAAGCTTTGgggtccctcctcctcctcctggtatCCACTACCAGCATCTCATGCCCCCACCTCCTCGATTACCTCCTCATCTTGCTGTACCTCCCCCTGGGGCCATCCCACCTGCCCTTCACCTCAATCCAGCCTTCTTCCCCCCACCAAACGCTACAGTGGGGCCTCCACCAGATACTTACATGAAGGCCTCTGCCCCCTATAACCACCATGGCAG CCGAGATTCGGGCCCTCCACCCTCTACAGTAAGTGAAGCCGAATTTGAAGATATCATGAAGCGAAACAGAGCAATTTCCAGCAGTGCCATTTCCAAAGCGGTATCTGGAGCCAGTGCAG GGGATTATAGTGACGCTATTGAGACGCTGCTCACAGCCATTGCGGTTATCAAACAGTCCCGGGTTGCCAATGATGAGCGTTGCCGTGTTCTCATCTCCTCTCTTAAGGACTGTCTTCATGGCATCGAAGCCAAGTCCTACAGCGTGGGTGCCAGTGGGAGCTCTTCCAG GAAAAGACATCGGTCCCGGGAAAGGTCACCTAGCCGGTCCCGGGAGAGCAGCAGGAGGCACCGGGATCTGCTTCATAATGAAGATCGGCATGATGATTATTTCCAAGAAAGGAACCGGGAGCACGAGAGACACCGGGATAGAGAGCGGGACCGGCACCACTGA
- the CPSF7 gene encoding cleavage and polyadenylation specificity factor subunit 7 isoform X5: MSEGVDLIDIYADEEFNQDPEFNNTDQIDLYDDVLTATSQPSDDRSSSTEPPPPVRQEPSPKPNNKTPAILYTYSGLRNRRAAVYVGSFSWWTTDQQLIQVIRSIGVYDVVELKFAENRANGQSKGYAEVVVASENSVHKLLELLPGKVLNGEKVDVRPATRQNLSQFEAQARKRECVRVPRGGIPPRAHSRDSSDSADGRATPSENLVPSSARVDKPPSVLPYFNRPPSALPLMGLPPPPIPPPPPLSSSFGVPPPPPGIHYQHLMPPPPRLPPHLAVPPPGAIPPALHLNPAFFPPPNATVGPPPDTYMKASAPYNHHGSRDSGPPPSTVSEAEFEDIMKRNRAISSSAISKAVSGASAGNSCLPSLPSP; encoded by the exons GACCCAGAGTTCAACAATACAGATCAGATTGACCTGTATGATGATGTGCTGACAGCCACCTCACAGCCCTCAGATGACAGAAGCAGCAGCACTGAGCCACCTCCTCCTGTTCGCCAGGAGCCATCTCCCAAGCCCAACAACAAGACCCCTGCAATTCTGTATACCTACAGTGGCCTGCGTAATAGACGAGCTGCCGTCTATGTGGGCAGCTTCTCCTGG TGGACCACAGACCAGCAGCTGATCCAGGTTATTCGCTCTATAGGAGTCTATGATGTGGTGGAGTTGAAATTTGCAGAGAATCGAGCAAATGGCCAGTCCAAAGG GTATGCTGAGGTGGTGGTAGCCTCTGAAAACTCTGTCCACAAATTGTTGGAACTCCTACCAGGAAAAGTTCTTAATGGAGAAAAAGTGGACGTGAGGCCGGCCACCCGGCAGAACCTGTCACAGTTTGAGGCACAGGCTCGGAAACGTGAGTGTGTCCGAGTCCCAAGAGGGG GAATACCTCCACGGGCCCATTCCCGAGATTCTAGTGACTCTGCTGATGGACGGGCCACACCCTCTGAGAACCTTGTACCCTCATCTGCTCGTGTGGATAAGCCCCCCAGTGTGCTGCCCTACTTCAATCGTCCTCCTTCGGCCCTTCCCCTGATGGGTCTGCCCCCACCACCAATTCCACCCCCACCACCTCTCTCCTCAAGCTTTGgggtccctcctcctcctcctggtatCCACTACCAGCATCTCATGCCCCCACCTCCTCGATTACCTCCTCATCTTGCTGTACCTCCCCCTGGGGCCATCCCACCTGCCCTTCACCTCAATCCAGCCTTCTTCCCCCCACCAAACGCTACAGTGGGGCCTCCACCAGATACTTACATGAAGGCCTCTGCCCCCTATAACCACCATGGCAG CCGAGATTCGGGCCCTCCACCCTCTACAGTAAGTGAAGCCGAATTTGAAGATATCATGAAGCGAAACAGAGCAATTTCCAGCAGTGCCATTTCCAAAGCGGTATCTGGAGCCAGTGCAGGTAACTCATGCTTACCTTCGCTGCCTTCTCCTTAA